From the genome of Vibrio spartinae:
CCACCAAAGGGCTATCACTTCGTCATAGTCCACGATTTCCATTTCACGAATTTTTACCACGTGACTCTCCTTGCGTATACGCTTGTCATGCTACCTTTTCGCCATTGGGTGGTCTGGGTTTAATTGAAGAAGATCCCACAAGTTTCCATACAAATCTTCAAACACGGCTACCGTGCCATAGTCTTGTTCAGTTGGCTCTCGGACGAAGTGAATACCAATCGATTTCATGCGCTCAAAGTCACGCCAGAAATCATCAGTATTTAGAAATAGGAATACTCGACCACCGGCTTGATTACCAATGAAATCATGCTGTTCTGGCTTCGAGGCTTTGGCAAGTAACAATGTGACACCATGAGAATTTGGTGGCGCGACAACCACCCAGCGTTTGTCTTGTGCAGGTTGATAAGTATCTTCAATCAGTTCAAATTTGAGTTTGTTTACGTAAAAATCAATTGCTTCATCATAGTCTTTTACAACCAAAGCAATATGGACAATGTTCTGTTTCATCGTATTCCTTATTAAAGATTTTGACCGGTAGCATGATACCCCAATCAATTGCGCATTGCGCTGGGACCAAGCGGTTGAAAAACATGAAAAGGCAACCGCGAAGCTTAACTGTATCAATTGCTTTGATTTGTGATGATCACGTCACCGACGTAACGCTAACCAATCCCTTTCACTTGGCATCGTTTCAAATTGCGGAAGACCATCGTTTATGAACCCCACATCCCAGTTTGCATGAGATCCAACATAGACATGAGCGACAACTTTTGTATCCACCGGCTCGGACAGCAAACCAGCAGGCACCCAGTATGAATCACCATTCGAGCTGATATTGGGTACCGGACTACCACACTGACAACAAAAATCAGATTTAAAACCCGAGTGAGTAGAGAACGACCTGATTTGCTCCTCGCCGCTACACCAATTAAAATTGGATACCTTAACTATCAAAGCTGAGTTTGATGAAGAACCCGACACTTTGCGACACAACGAACAATGACATTGATAAATGGGTGGTAATTCGCCTGACAACTCAAACGAGACCTCTCCACATAAACAGTTTCCTTTCAATTGAATGATTCCTTGTCAATGAGTACGCATAACGCCAAGCTAAGCGCTGCCGCATTCAGCGTCCTTGCTTGCGCTTTTTGTATGCTTACTTACGTAAAAAACACCCAGCACCATACCGACCGTCAAGCCGAGAACATGGCCTGGCTTCGGATAATGAGCGGAAATAACGCCCGCAATAAGGTGTGCCCCGTTGAACCAGCCAAGCGCACCGAACTTTAAACCAAAACTGACGAGTGTAACGCATCACCTTGATTGCCTTGTTAGCTGGCTATGCCGAATTAGCATTGAATGCATTGGCATTGTTGCATTTAAACTCAAAGTAATGTGTTGCTATCTTTTCCATTCATAACGGATATTTGTACAGTATTGGGAAAATCCTATCTTCTTGTACATCCCGAACCCTTTATTCGAGGACTGGAGAATCGCAACCTTATACCCGTCATTAAAAGCATCTTTTAAGATAACATTCATCATATTTCGACCAATACCTTTTCCCCTAAAGCTCGGTATTGTTGAGACCCAATAAACACCAACGACCCCGTCGCTATAAAAACAACTAGCAGTAGCAACAGGCTGACCATCATATAAACCTAAATAACTTTTCACAGGATTTTTAAAACCTGCATCCATTAGAATTTTTTTATATATTGGCCTAAGTTCATGGCTTAATTGAAAACCTTCAAACAAAGTAATGACCCAATCTTCTAAACCTTCCTCAGTACTCACTTGTTTTACAGTTAATTTTTCTAATGATTGTGGAGGAAATTCATGACACGCAAGATCGGCTGCCATCCCCGGATTTTCAGAAGAAACCTTTAGCCCCTGAGATACAAGTATTTCCCCTAAGTTTTTTGGACAACTTGAGGACCACACTTTCCAACAGAAGCCATCCTTTCTCGACTCTAAACTGTCCAGCATGTCACGAATAAGTGTATCTGGGTCATTTGGGTTAATTGTGGTTTCCAAAACCCCATTAAAAATTGGGATAGGGTTGGTACTTTCAATCCGGATGAATTGCTCATTGTTTTCTAGTGTAATAACACCTGACTGGGCCAGAAATAAATCATAAGAGAGTTGATTTTTATCGATCAACTTGGATAAACGCTGAGGTTCAAAATCTTTAATAGAATACATACTTTCTCTCCAAGTTAATCTAAACAGTACTACCATTTCATTTAACGATTGCCGCTTGTCGCTCCTGCCAGCTAACAGTGATTAGACAGCATCCCGCCGTATAACATCCCAGCACTGTGCTGTATAACACAACTTATGATATTAGAACATTGTTGTCTATCTTGCTGAAAATAAAAACAAAATGATGCATGAAATATGAGATGGGGGTAGACATTACAGCACTGTGCTGTCTAAAATCTGCCGCTCGCTCTTTTATCAGTGAACTTGAGATAAGATTCTCTCTCCTTTCTCTGCAAAGAAAATCAATAAAATCTGAATCATTAGGGCGAAAATGCCATGAGGTGACTGTTTTGTCCAAAACCCGACGATTCCTGTCAACTTCTGTTCAGATATGATCCACAAACCCTTCTAGCATGAATGTTCCCTTTCCTAACCTATGGACAGATTCAACATGCTAGCCACGCCATCAGACAAATATGTACCCGCACCGGTCATTCGTTTTCCGCAAAGAACTTGGCCGTCAAAACAGTTAGAACAAGGCCCCCGCTGGTGCTCGACCGATTTAAGAGACGGCAACCAGTCGTTAGCCAACCCGATGAACATCGATAAAAAATTGAAGTTTTTTGATCATCTGGTGACGTGTGGATTTAAGGAGGTTGAAGTGGCATTTCCGTCTGCATCACAAAGAGTCAGCTTATCAGGACACACACCTTAAAGTGCGTCATATTTCGGTGCCGGAGGCTGGGAAGGTAAATTGTAATTCCGTAGTTTGGGAAAACCACCCGACCAAGAAAACCATTCACGGATGAATGGTTAGGCTTTTCCGGGCAGGACGCCCGTAAAAGCCGATTCTGGACAACGCACGACGCCGCCAAACAAAAAATATTTTCTGGTTCGTCTTTCATCTCTGCGAAAATTACGAGGACACACACCATAAGTAAATCCATTCCTTGAGGTGCGTGTCCTGATTATTTTTTCTTTGCCTGTACCCTACTCACCTGCACCAATTATTTACCCAAGTCCCACAACATCGAAAAACTGGGTAAACTATGCGCCCAAATCGATGCTGAATTTGCAATGATTTTCCCTCTCGATAACAAATTCCACCGCCGCTGCTTCCGCCGCCGACAACGCGCCTATATCGAAGCCCGCTATTCAGAGCATTATGAGATTACCGTGGAAGAATTGGCATATCTGGAAACAGAAGTGCGGCGGTTGAAAGGATTGGTGGAACGGGTTTGTTTGGGGTAGGCTGGAACTGAAGTTCCAGATTACCCAGTAATTACTCACTTGAAAAAAATTCAGGTTCCCACTCTAAAATTAAATTTTTTATCGCATCAATATTCCATTGTTTATTCAGATCATCATCGGATTGTTTATCCAGATACAAAAAACATTCTTTTAAAGTTGGTAAATATTCTTTCCATCCCTGACCTCCAATTAACCTCATAAAAAGTGTCACATCTAGTGTCATTTCACAAAGCAACAATAGTATCTTTGTTGCTAGAGGAAATATTTTCTTTCGTGCATACTCTCCTTGATTAAAAGATGTATCTGCACATCTTGCGTAATAGTCATATGTACTAGATAAAAATGATTCATAGGTCGTGTCGTAAAATGTATGTAACCGATGAGGTTCCAAGTTCCCTAATTGATCAATACGTTGATCAATACAGTATTGATAATAATCAATAGCTTTTTCATTACCCCAAGCAGCGAGAAGCTTACAGGCTTCAAGAGAAATTAATGAATATTTCGGTTCATGAATCGGCTTTAGTAAAGCTTCTAATTGGGGGATGCGTTCTTGAGGAATTTCTTCATTCTCGCAACCGAAAACATCCTCCATATCATCAATTAAACATCCACTTTTATCATAATGAATGTATAAAAGATCATAAATTTCTTGTCCCATTAATTCTTGCAAACTACTCATCCATTACGCCTTTTTTAATGTAATCACGAGAAACACAGCCAGAGATTAGACACTCATTATCCCTCACTGCATTAGACAAGTCACCTTTAGCTCTATCAAGCTTTTTTAGATTGTCCAGACTAGGATTCGTATCATAACGCTTCTGCGCCTTATCAATTTTTTGTTGAAGTGCGGCTTGTACCTGTTGAGGGGTAATAATTTTAACATGTTTAATTTTACCTGAATCAATATCTTGCTGTAAGCGACCAGTATCGATTTCTATCGCATCAGAACCATAATTTTTCTCAGTTCTAGCAGTGTTACCATCGACTGCGGTTGCCGAAATATACTGACTATTACTTTTTGCTGGATCAGAACCACGAATATGTTGTTGAATAGTAACATTTCCATCTGGGTTAGCTGGGACCAAATTGCCATTCTCATCTATATACGCTTTTTTCTGATTTCTATAATTTGTTGTTGCATAAAAATCACTGTCTCGTCGAATGACAGAAGTAGGAACACCACTACTAGAGCTAGAAGTCGTAGACAATTTCCCTTCAACTGACGCTGAACTAACCGAATCAGCTTTCTCCCCTATTCCCTTGAGTACCTTATATGCTGCTGCATCCTCTGCTGTCGCTGCGCCAGTATATTTGCCCCCTTTCGCCGCACCTAACCCAGCGGCAAGACCACTCAAGAAACCAACCCCTGACTCAAACTGCTCTTTAGTGATATTGGTTCCGTAGGCCTCATTGAATGCTTTCAGACTATTCTCAGTCCCTTGATCCATACCCGCTTGATACCGATCCGTC
Proteins encoded in this window:
- a CDS encoding nucleotidyltransferase; translation: MIFPLDNKFHRRCFRRRQRAYIEARYSEHYEITVEELAYLETEVRRLKGLVERVCLG
- a CDS encoding GFA family protein → MKGNCLCGEVSFELSGELPPIYQCHCSLCRKVSGSSSNSALIVKVSNFNWCSGEEQIRSFSTHSGFKSDFCCQCGSPVPNISSNGDSYWVPAGLLSEPVDTKVVAHVYVGSHANWDVGFINDGLPQFETMPSERDWLALRR
- a CDS encoding VOC family protein produces the protein MKQNIVHIALVVKDYDEAIDFYVNKLKFELIEDTYQPAQDKRWVVVAPPNSHGVTLLLAKASKPEQHDFIGNQAGGRVFLFLNTDDFWRDFERMKSIGIHFVREPTEQDYGTVAVFEDLYGNLWDLLQLNPDHPMAKR
- a CDS encoding GNAT family N-acetyltransferase — encoded protein: MYSIKDFEPQRLSKLIDKNQLSYDLFLAQSGVITLENNEQFIRIESTNPIPIFNGVLETTINPNDPDTLIRDMLDSLESRKDGFCWKVWSSSCPKNLGEILVSQGLKVSSENPGMAADLACHEFPPQSLEKLTVKQVSTEEGLEDWVITLFEGFQLSHELRPIYKKILMDAGFKNPVKSYLGLYDGQPVATASCFYSDGVVGVYWVSTIPSFRGKGIGRNMMNVILKDAFNDGYKVAILQSSNKGFGMYKKIGFSQYCTNIRYEWKR